The proteins below come from a single Tissierella sp. MB52-C2 genomic window:
- a CDS encoding 3-hydroxybutyryl-CoA dehydrogenase → MKKVGILGRGTMACGIVQIFAQKDYNVTMWVRSIDEENPRGSIKSIEKGLNRLVEKEKITKESMDNTLNNISITTSYEDLKDCDLVIEAISEDMELKKEIFAKLDVLCKEEAILATNTSSLSITEIAKSTNRPEKIIGMHFFNPVPMMKLVEVIKGIATSEETKNKIIELSKELGKTPVEVEEAPGFVVNRILIPMINEAVGILADGVASAEDIDEAMKLGANHPMGPLALADLVGLDVCLAIMDVLYEEFGDPKYRAHPLLRKMVRGGLLGRKTKKGFFEY, encoded by the coding sequence ATGAAAAAAGTAGGTATTTTAGGTAGGGGAACTATGGCTTGTGGTATTGTACAAATTTTTGCTCAGAAAGATTATAATGTTACTATGTGGGTTAGATCTATTGATGAAGAAAACCCAAGGGGAAGTATTAAATCTATAGAGAAGGGATTAAATAGACTGGTAGAAAAGGAAAAAATTACAAAAGAAAGTATGGATAATACATTAAACAATATCTCCATAACTACTTCCTATGAGGATTTAAAGGATTGTGATTTAGTCATTGAGGCTATATCTGAAGATATGGAGCTTAAAAAAGAGATATTTGCAAAACTAGATGTATTATGTAAAGAAGAAGCAATTCTTGCTACAAATACATCATCATTATCTATTACTGAAATTGCAAAATCTACCAATAGACCAGAGAAAATTATAGGAATGCATTTTTTTAATCCAGTTCCGATGATGAAATTAGTCGAAGTTATAAAAGGAATCGCTACTTCTGAAGAAACAAAAAATAAAATTATAGAATTATCTAAAGAACTAGGAAAGACTCCAGTAGAAGTAGAAGAAGCACCAGGCTTTGTAGTAAATAGAATACTGATTCCTATGATAAATGAAGCAGTAGGAATCTTAGCAGATGGAGTGGCTTCTGCAGAAGATATAGATGAAGCTATGAAACTAGGTGCAAATCATCCAATGGGACCTTTAGCACTTGCTGATTTAGTAGGTCTAGATGTTTGCTTGGCTATAATGGACGTTTTATATGAGGAATTTGGAGATCCTAAATACAGAGCACATCCATTACTTAGAAAAATGGTTAGAGGTGGCTTATTGGGTAGAAAAACTAAAAAAGGTTTCTTTGAATATTAA
- the spoVG gene encoding septation regulator SpoVG, translated as MKITDVRLRKITEEGKMKAIVSVTFDEEFVVHDIKIIEGQNGLFVAMPSRKMADGEFRDIAHPINADTRQKIQEAIFEEYEKSLATV; from the coding sequence ATGAAAATTACAGATGTGAGATTAAGAAAAATAACAGAAGAGGGAAAGATGAAAGCAATAGTATCAGTGACTTTTGATGAAGAGTTTGTAGTTCATGATATCAAAATAATCGAGGGACAAAATGGACTTTTTGTTGCGATGCCAAGCAGAAAGATGGCGGATGGTGAATTTAGAGACATAGCACATCCTATAAATGCTGATACTAGACAAAAAATTCAGGAAGCAATATTTGAAGAATATGAGAAATCATTAGCTACAGTATAA
- the pth gene encoding aminoacyl-tRNA hydrolase, producing the protein MFVVVGLGNPGKDYTNTRHNVGFDTIDLLAERNNININKIKFKSVYGEGNIGGSKVLLVKPQTYMNNSGITVREISNFYKIEPENIIVIVDDIDIDFSAVRIKRKGSAGSHNGLKSIIYHLQKDNFPRIKIGIGKKRENQDLADFVLSRFSKDERKIMEESILTGAESVESIIKDGIEDAMNKFNKVNKAQE; encoded by the coding sequence TTGTTTGTTGTAGTAGGACTTGGTAATCCGGGAAAGGATTATACAAATACAAGGCACAATGTAGGATTTGATACAATAGATTTATTGGCGGAAAGAAATAATATTAATATAAATAAGATTAAATTTAAATCTGTATATGGAGAAGGTAATATAGGAGGTTCTAAGGTTCTACTGGTAAAACCACAAACATATATGAACAATAGTGGAATTACTGTTAGAGAAATATCTAATTTTTATAAGATTGAACCAGAAAACATCATTGTTATAGTAGATGATATTGATATTGATTTCAGTGCAGTTAGAATAAAACGAAAGGGAAGTGCTGGTTCCCATAATGGATTAAAATCCATAATATATCACCTACAAAAAGATAACTTCCCTAGGATAAAAATAGGAATTGGAAAAAAACGAGAGAATCAAGACCTAGCAGATTTTGTATTAAGTAGATTTTCTAAAGACGAAAGAAAGATAATGGAAGAATCTATTTTAACTGGAGCAGAATCAGTAGAGTCTATTATAAAAGATGGTATAGAAGATGCAATGAACAAATTTAATAAGGTAAACAAGGCCCAGGAATAA
- a CDS encoding LCP family protein, translating to MRTFSKVFILSFICFLLAISIGSYSYVKEKDIKLETNIDSPIKEQFDLSKRIVEKLETKPKEPEIYSTLKEALEKSNRINFLVMGLEDVRTDTIIFASFCPDTKKVDLVNIPRDTYIHRVGYNTAEQRKINSIYGDHGIAGVRKTASYILDNVPIHHYVILNYEGVEKIVDGLGGVEVDVPFHMKYKDPTGKPPLEINILPGKQILDGKKSLEFLRFRKGNQNKGGYMDGDLGRIKAQQEFMSSFIGKATDNLLTVITKGFNHVKTDINLVDSLSYGRKAIGMGKEDFEMTTLPGKPEFRKISKKTLSYFIYDKKETTKLLEKIYNVK from the coding sequence ATGAGAACTTTTTCAAAGGTTTTTATTCTATCTTTTATATGCTTTTTATTGGCAATATCTATTGGTTCTTATTCTTATGTAAAAGAAAAAGATATTAAACTAGAGACCAATATAGATAGTCCAATAAAAGAGCAGTTTGACTTAAGTAAAAGAATTGTAGAAAAATTAGAAACAAAACCAAAGGAGCCAGAAATCTATTCCACATTAAAAGAAGCCTTGGAAAAAAGCAATAGAATCAATTTTCTAGTAATGGGGCTAGAAGATGTGAGGACAGATACTATTATTTTTGCTTCTTTTTGTCCTGACACTAAAAAAGTTGATTTAGTAAATATACCAAGGGATACTTACATTCATAGAGTGGGATATAATACTGCAGAACAAAGAAAGATAAATAGCATATATGGAGATCATGGTATAGCAGGAGTTAGAAAAACTGCGTCCTATATTTTAGATAATGTGCCAATTCATCATTATGTTATACTTAATTATGAGGGGGTAGAAAAAATAGTTGATGGATTAGGCGGGGTAGAGGTGGATGTACCATTTCATATGAAATATAAAGACCCTACGGGAAAACCTCCTCTAGAGATAAATATCCTCCCAGGAAAACAAATACTAGATGGTAAAAAATCATTGGAATTTTTAAGATTTAGAAAAGGTAATCAAAACAAAGGTGGATATATGGATGGAGATTTAGGGAGAATAAAGGCTCAACAAGAATTTATGAGCTCCTTTATAGGCAAAGCGACGGATAACCTACTTACTGTGATTACAAAGGGATTTAACCACGTTAAAACAGATATAAATTTAGTTGACTCTTTATCCTATGGAAGAAAGGCTATAGGAATGGGAAAAGAAGATTTTGAGATGACAACACTACCTGGAAAACCGGAATTTAGAAAAATAAGTAAAAAAACGTTGTCTTATTTTATTTATGATAAAAAGGAAACTACAAAGCTACTGGAAAAAATATATAACGTAAAATAA
- the glmU gene encoding bifunctional UDP-N-acetylglucosamine diphosphorylase/glucosamine-1-phosphate N-acetyltransferase GlmU has protein sequence MNISIIMAAGEGTRMKSKLPKVLHKVCGKSILEYVINASKGADVEKNIVIVGHGGDMVKEYFKEESIIFKTQPIGEDTPYGTGYAVMQAIDHIDDNSTVAILSGDTPLITKETISKLMEYHNKNGFQATILTTILEDATGYGRIIREENQEVLKIVEHKDATEEEKQIKEMNSGIYCFNGKLLKYALSKINNNNAQNEYYITDVIGILKDEGYKVGAYISEDSNEIHGVNSRVQLSFSEKIMKDRINENHMINGVTIIDPSNTYIEDTVKIGRDTIIYPGVSLEGNTEIGEDCIIRNNSRIVNSVIESNVTIESSTIEDSKVGEYTQIGPYAHLRPNSNIGKNIKIGNFVEVKNSTIKDNTKAGHLAYIGDADVGHDVNIGCGVVFVNYNGREKFRTTVGDNSFIGSNSNLVAPVQVEAWGYVAAGSTIVEEVPEGALSIARAAQVNKEGWVEKKGYKKSF, from the coding sequence ATGAATATTTCTATTATAATGGCAGCTGGTGAAGGTACTAGAATGAAATCAAAACTGCCTAAGGTATTACATAAGGTCTGCGGAAAATCTATTTTAGAATATGTAATAAATGCCAGTAAGGGTGCAGATGTTGAAAAAAACATAGTCATAGTAGGTCATGGCGGAGATATGGTCAAGGAATATTTTAAAGAGGAATCTATAATTTTTAAAACACAGCCTATAGGAGAAGACACTCCTTATGGCACTGGCTATGCTGTAATGCAGGCAATAGACCATATAGATGATAATAGTACAGTGGCAATATTATCTGGAGACACACCCCTAATTACAAAAGAAACCATAAGTAAACTTATGGAGTATCATAATAAAAATGGATTTCAGGCTACGATACTTACAACCATATTAGAGGATGCTACGGGATATGGTAGAATAATAAGAGAAGAAAACCAGGAAGTACTAAAAATTGTAGAACATAAAGATGCTACTGAAGAAGAGAAACAGATAAAGGAAATGAATTCAGGGATATATTGCTTCAATGGGAAACTTTTAAAATATGCATTAAGCAAAATTAATAATAATAATGCTCAAAATGAATATTATATTACTGATGTTATAGGCATATTGAAAGACGAAGGATATAAAGTTGGTGCATACATTTCTGAAGATTCTAATGAAATCCATGGAGTTAATTCTAGAGTACAACTTAGCTTTAGTGAAAAGATAATGAAAGATAGAATTAATGAAAATCATATGATTAATGGTGTAACTATAATAGATCCTTCAAATACCTATATTGAAGATACTGTAAAAATAGGCAGAGACACTATTATTTATCCCGGAGTAAGTTTAGAAGGAAATACAGAAATAGGAGAAGACTGTATTATAAGGAATAATTCTAGAATTGTAAATAGTGTAATTGAATCCAATGTGACCATTGAGTCTTCAACTATAGAAGATAGTAAAGTAGGCGAATATACTCAGATAGGTCCTTATGCCCATCTTAGACCAAATAGTAATATTGGTAAAAATATTAAGATAGGTAATTTTGTTGAAGTGAAAAACTCAACTATTAAGGATAATACGAAGGCTGGGCATTTAGCATATATAGGAGATGCAGATGTAGGGCATGATGTAAATATAGGTTGTGGAGTTGTGTTTGTAAACTATAATGGAAGAGAAAAGTTTAGAACCACAGTAGGAGATAATTCTTTTATTGGAAGTAACTCTAATCTAGTAGCTCCTGTACAGGTAGAGGCTTGGGGATATGTAGCAGCAGGATCTACAATAGTAGAAGAAGTTCCTGAAGGAGCATTATCTATAGCAAGGGCAGCACAAGTTAATAAAGAAGGTTGGGTAGAAAAGAAGGGTTATAAGAAAAGCTTCTAA
- the murC gene encoding UDP-N-acetylmuramate--L-alanine ligase, translating into MFDFRINNKEYSKVHFIGIGGISMSGLAEILLNEGYSVTGSDAKDSPIIEKLRNMGAQIYINHSEDNVVGADLIIYTDAISKDNEELIKALSLGVPVVDRATFLGALMQNYKNSIAVSGTHGKTTTTSMLSTILNRSTLNPTILLGGELDEINGNVRLGSEEFILTEACEYKGNILKYFPTMAIILNIDADHLDYFKNMDHILDTFIKYGENLSSNSRLLINADDINSKKVIERTKAQVTTFGLNGDWHYTAENINFSSEGYPSYTLRIKGEGLYNIQLNVMGIHNVYNSLASIAVAHMHGISIEEVQKNISFYSGVHRRLELKGYFNGTKIIDDYAHHPTEIKASLNAIKNSTKGNIYCVFQPHTFTRTKLLLDSFAESFKDADKVIITDIYAAREKDNGLIHSKDLVNAIMDKGSDAIYLGSFDEVENYLLDNVKENDILLTMGAGNVYMIGDSIIDQNKEKEAV; encoded by the coding sequence ATGTTCGATTTTCGCATAAATAATAAAGAATATTCAAAGGTTCATTTTATAGGAATAGGTGGCATCTCTATGAGTGGCCTAGCCGAAATTTTATTAAATGAAGGATATTCTGTAACTGGCTCGGATGCTAAAGATAGTCCAATAATTGAGAAACTTAGAAATATGGGAGCTCAAATCTATATAAATCATAGCGAGGATAATGTAGTTGGTGCAGATTTAATAATATATACTGATGCAATATCTAAAGATAATGAAGAGCTTATAAAAGCCTTAAGCCTTGGAGTACCTGTAGTTGACAGAGCTACTTTTTTAGGTGCTTTAATGCAAAACTATAAAAATTCCATTGCAGTATCTGGTACCCATGGTAAAACTACCACTACTAGCATGTTATCAACTATATTAAATCGCTCAACATTAAATCCTACTATCCTTTTAGGTGGAGAATTAGATGAAATTAATGGAAATGTAAGATTAGGGTCTGAGGAATTTATTCTTACAGAAGCCTGTGAATATAAAGGAAATATATTGAAATATTTTCCAACAATGGCAATTATATTAAATATTGATGCAGATCATTTAGATTACTTCAAAAATATGGATCATATTCTAGATACTTTCATTAAGTACGGTGAAAACCTTTCAAGTAATAGTAGATTATTGATAAATGCAGATGATATAAATTCTAAAAAAGTAATAGAAAGAACAAAGGCACAGGTAACTACCTTTGGTCTAAATGGTGACTGGCACTACACTGCAGAAAATATTAACTTTTCTTCAGAAGGCTATCCTTCTTATACCCTTAGAATTAAAGGAGAAGGGCTATATAATATTCAATTAAATGTAATGGGAATTCACAATGTATATAATTCTTTAGCTAGCATTGCCGTTGCACATATGCATGGAATTTCAATAGAGGAAGTTCAAAAAAACATTTCTTTTTATTCTGGAGTCCATAGAAGACTAGAACTAAAAGGCTATTTTAATGGTACAAAAATAATTGATGATTATGCCCATCATCCAACAGAAATTAAGGCATCATTAAATGCGATTAAAAATTCTACCAAAGGTAATATATATTGTGTATTTCAACCTCACACATTTACTAGAACAAAACTTTTATTAGATAGCTTTGCAGAATCATTTAAAGATGCAGATAAAGTTATAATTACAGATATTTATGCAGCTAGGGAAAAAGATAATGGACTCATTCATTCTAAGGATTTAGTAAATGCAATTATGGATAAAGGCTCAGATGCTATTTATTTGGGTTCCTTTGATGAAGTGGAAAATTATTTATTAGATAATGTTAAGGAAAATGACATTCTCCTGACTATGGGTGCAGGAAATGTATATATGATTGGTGATTCAATAATAGATCAAAATAAGGAAAAAGAAGCTGTTTAA
- a CDS encoding SpoIIE family protein phosphatase — protein MLRKEELSPVEKKIEEYGMLNYHVLEGMADWVRVVDNDGTIIYANRTMKESLGDNIIGMKCYRSHCKTTPCTFCITKRSINTGETVQKEEQINGRYFSVKSSPVTNSDGEVFAAVEVFRDVTRERKLELELIDKNKKMSKDLGFAKRIQEKILPNKEALGNIFINYIYKPSEMLSGDMFDVFHIDDENIGIYISDVSGHGIAAAMMTMFIRQTMRSIKDDHLDPSATLSELYKRFSALNLEVDKYFTMFYGVFNKSTYEFKYANAGHNCIPIKYNNDGMEMLEVKGYPMVLLFDEIIYDEETIQLKKGDKILFYTDGITEAKDKAGREFGTESVINMIKNHKDDILNEINNKIITYSWGEQQDDFALVLMEVIE, from the coding sequence ATGCTAAGAAAAGAAGAGTTGAGTCCTGTAGAAAAGAAGATAGAAGAATATGGTATGCTAAACTATCATGTATTAGAAGGTATGGCAGACTGGGTCCGAGTAGTAGATAATGATGGAACTATTATATATGCCAATAGAACAATGAAAGAATCTTTAGGAGATAATATTATTGGCATGAAATGTTATAGAAGTCATTGTAAGACCACTCCTTGCACTTTCTGTATTACAAAAAGAAGTATAAATACTGGTGAAACTGTACAAAAAGAAGAACAAATTAATGGAAGATATTTTTCAGTGAAATCATCTCCTGTTACTAATTCAGATGGAGAAGTCTTTGCGGCAGTAGAAGTATTTAGAGATGTGACAAGGGAAAGAAAATTAGAGTTAGAGTTAATCGATAAAAATAAAAAGATGAGTAAGGATCTTGGTTTTGCTAAAAGAATCCAAGAGAAAATCCTGCCTAATAAAGAGGCATTAGGAAATATTTTTATTAACTATATATATAAGCCTTCAGAGATGTTAAGTGGTGATATGTTTGATGTATTTCATATTGATGATGAAAATATAGGGATATATATATCGGACGTATCTGGCCATGGTATTGCAGCAGCTATGATGACTATGTTTATTAGGCAAACTATGAGATCTATAAAGGATGATCATTTAGACCCATCAGCTACATTGTCTGAATTATATAAGAGATTTAGCGCTTTAAATTTAGAAGTAGATAAATATTTTACCATGTTTTATGGTGTTTTTAATAAGAGTACCTATGAATTTAAATATGCAAATGCAGGGCATAATTGCATACCGATTAAATACAACAATGATGGTATGGAAATGTTAGAAGTAAAAGGATATCCTATGGTTTTACTATTTGATGAAATTATATATGATGAAGAAACTATTCAATTAAAAAAAGGTGATAAAATATTATTTTATACAGATGGGATAACTGAAGCCAAGGATAAGGCTGGACGAGAATTTGGTACAGAAAGTGTAATTAATATGATTAAAAATCATAAAGACGATATTTTAAATGAAATAAATAATAAGATTATAACCTATAGCTGGGGAGAACAACAAGATGATTTCGCCCTAGTACTTATGGAAGTAATCGAATAA
- a CDS encoding ribose-phosphate pyrophosphokinase, whose protein sequence is MELTRGSMKIFSGNANRGLAEKICKELGIPLGTCDVSQFSDGEINVNIDETVRGIDVFIVQSTCSPVNDNLMETLILIDAVKRASAGRVNAVIPYYGYARQDRKTKAREPITAKLVANLFTTAGADRVISMDLHAAQIQGYFDIPVDHLSGGTILAEYFKDFIEEETVIVSPDLGGVTRARAFANHLDLPIAIIEKRRPKANVSEVMNVIGDINGKNVIIVDDIIDTAGTIAKAASVLKNFGAKKVYGCATHGVLSGPAIERIRDSELEKFIITDTIPLSEDKKIDKIEIVSVAPLFAEAIRRIHDNESVSKLFE, encoded by the coding sequence ATGGAGTTAACTAGAGGCAGCATGAAGATTTTTTCAGGTAATGCAAATAGAGGTTTGGCAGAGAAAATTTGTAAGGAGCTAGGCATCCCCTTAGGTACCTGCGATGTTAGTCAATTTAGTGATGGCGAAATAAATGTAAATATTGATGAAACTGTAAGAGGAATAGACGTATTTATAGTACAATCAACTTGTTCTCCTGTAAATGATAATCTAATGGAAACATTAATACTTATAGATGCAGTAAAAAGAGCATCAGCAGGCAGAGTAAATGCTGTAATTCCATATTATGGATATGCTAGACAAGATAGAAAGACTAAAGCTAGAGAGCCAATTACAGCAAAATTAGTAGCAAATCTATTTACTACTGCCGGTGCAGATAGAGTAATAAGTATGGATTTACATGCTGCACAAATTCAAGGATACTTTGATATTCCAGTGGACCATCTTTCAGGTGGAACTATATTGGCAGAATATTTCAAAGACTTCATAGAAGAAGAAACAGTTATAGTTTCTCCAGATCTAGGTGGAGTAACTAGGGCAAGAGCTTTTGCTAACCATTTAGATTTACCTATAGCTATTATTGAAAAAAGAAGACCCAAAGCAAATGTTTCCGAAGTAATGAATGTTATAGGAGATATTAATGGAAAAAATGTAATAATAGTAGATGATATTATAGATACAGCAGGAACCATAGCTAAAGCGGCATCAGTTCTTAAAAACTTTGGTGCTAAGAAAGTTTATGGCTGTGCTACCCATGGAGTATTGTCAGGACCAGCAATAGAGAGAATAAGAGACTCAGAATTAGAGAAATTTATTATTACAGATACAATACCTCTGTCAGAAGACAAGAAAATAGATAAAATAGAAATAGTATCTGTTGCTCCATTATTTGCTGAGGCCATAAGAAGAATTCATGATAATGAATCTGTAAGTAAATTATTTGAATAG
- a CDS encoding short-chain-enoyl-CoA hydratase: MNWDNLLFRKEKNIGVLSINRPSALNALNGAVLEELNEAIDMINNDDDIHILILTGEGRAFVAGADIGEMKDMNSIEARGFAEKGLSIFRRIELMEKPVIAAINGFALGGGCELAMCCDIRIASEKAKFGQPEVGLGIIPGFAGTQRLARLVGLGRAKELIFTCDIIDAEEAHRIGLVNKVVSAEELMNLAMEMANKIVSKGQLAVRYAKASINRGIETDLDTGMVIEKDLFGLCFSTEDQKEGMKAFLEKRIPNYKLK, encoded by the coding sequence TTGAATTGGGATAATTTATTGTTTAGGAAAGAGAAAAATATTGGAGTTTTATCAATTAATAGACCAAGTGCATTGAATGCCTTAAACGGAGCAGTATTGGAAGAATTAAATGAGGCAATTGATATGATTAATAATGATGACGATATTCATATCCTTATATTGACTGGAGAAGGAAGGGCTTTTGTAGCTGGGGCAGATATAGGAGAAATGAAAGATATGAACTCAATAGAAGCTAGAGGATTTGCAGAAAAAGGATTATCCATATTTAGGCGAATAGAATTAATGGAAAAACCAGTAATTGCTGCAATAAATGGTTTTGCCTTAGGTGGTGGATGTGAACTTGCTATGTGCTGTGACATAAGAATAGCTTCGGAAAAAGCCAAGTTTGGACAACCAGAAGTTGGGCTAGGTATTATTCCAGGATTTGCTGGAACTCAAAGGTTAGCTAGATTAGTAGGATTAGGTAGAGCAAAGGAACTTATATTTACTTGCGATATAATTGATGCAGAGGAAGCTCATAGAATTGGATTAGTCAATAAAGTAGTATCAGCAGAAGAACTGATGAATTTAGCCATGGAAATGGCAAATAAAATCGTATCTAAGGGACAGTTAGCCGTAAGATATGCTAAAGCTTCAATAAATAGAGGAATAGAAACAGATTTAGATACTGGAATGGTCATAGAAAAAGATTTATTTGGTTTATGTTTTTCAACAGAAGACCAAAAAGAAGGAATGAAGGCTTTTTTAGAAAAACGTATACCTAATTATAAATTAAAATAA